A single genomic interval of Nanoarchaeota archaeon harbors:
- a CDS encoding HEPN domain-containing protein, whose protein sequence is MVRDVRKDEAASYFNKAENFYAASLDEFEKSRFDVAVFNASQSIILANDSLCIAALGRRPSKDHREAIQLHIQAAAGRESKRDIISEALTKRGEFGYTEKNASKEEAHMLLVRTKRFLDWVKERI, encoded by the coding sequence ATGGTAAGGGACGTTAGAAAAGACGAAGCAGCCAGCTATTTTAACAAAGCAGAGAATTTTTATGCAGCTTCGTTGGACGAATTTGAAAAGAGCAGATTCGATGTTGCAGTATTTAACGCCAGCCAGTCAATAATCCTTGCCAACGATTCATTATGTATCGCCGCGCTTGGAAGGCGTCCGAGCAAGGATCACCGGGAAGCGATACAGTTGCACATACAGGCTGCGGCAGGAAGGGAATCAAAGCGCGATATTATAAGCGAAGCTTTGACAAAACGAGGAGAATTCGGATACACTGAGAAAAACGCTTCAAAAGAAGAAGCGCATATGCTTTTGGTAAGAACGAAAAGATTTCTGGACTGGGTGAAAGAAAGAATTTGA
- a CDS encoding nucleotidyltransferase domain-containing protein: MIEDILNSGVRTKIMRYFSKFSGTDFQAIQIAKALNLSVSRTSDCLKYLADAGVLESKKVGKGSIFRLSNSNYLARIILEMFEKERKLADLVAGDFVLNAKKMKNIKSIVLFGSALRELKTRSDIDFLIVLKKELDRNSISKIDAELTEKYGFPVSTITMTIAELKRKSSEAFIIDVMANGKTIFGKSMEELIYGKGR; encoded by the coding sequence ATGATCGAAGACATACTAAATTCAGGAGTCAGAACAAAAATAATGAGATATTTTTCAAAATTTTCGGGCACTGATTTTCAGGCAATTCAAATAGCAAAGGCTTTGAATCTCTCAGTGTCCAGAACCAGTGACTGCTTAAAATACTTGGCGGATGCGGGCGTATTGGAATCGAAAAAAGTCGGCAAAGGATCTATATTCAGACTGAGTAATTCAAATTATCTGGCAAGAATAATCTTGGAAATGTTTGAAAAAGAGAGAAAACTGGCCGATTTGGTCGCAGGCGATTTTGTATTAAATGCAAAAAAAATGAAGAATATAAAAAGCATAGTGCTATTCGGCTCGGCTTTGCGCGAATTAAAAACTAGGAGCGATATAGATTTTTTGATTGTTTTGAAAAAAGAATTAGATAGAAATAGCATCTCAAAAATAGATGCCGAACTAACAGAAAAATACGGTTTTCCGGTTTCAACAATAACTATGACAATAGCCGAACTAAAAAGAAAATCTTCTGAAGCATTTATAATCGATGTGATGGCAAACGGAAAAACCATTTTTGGCAAAAGCATGGAGGAACTTATTTATGGTAAGGGACGTTAG
- a CDS encoding nucleoside 2-deoxyribosyltransferase, with protein MKKVFLASSMRGGNDNAPLYSLKQLQNALKEIGLEVISMHQTEEGILEKEDKLSETSVYRRDRDWIKQCYLLVAEMSDASHGVGAEISHAIDDGLWVLGVYNVPAERVSKYVRGMITDYRPKGRHAQYYDINDFKRIVNEFVDMIG; from the coding sequence GTGAAAAAAGTATTTTTAGCAAGCTCAATGCGTGGTGGAAATGATAATGCGCCTTTATATTCTTTAAAACAATTACAGAACGCGCTTAAAGAAATCGGCTTGGAAGTAATCAGCATGCATCAAACCGAAGAAGGCATACTTGAAAAAGAAGATAAGCTTTCTGAAACATCTGTTTATCGAAGAGACCGTGACTGGATAAAGCAATGTTATCTCCTTGTTGCAGAGATGAGCGATGCAAGCCATGGCGTTGGTGCAGAAATATCGCATGCTATTGATGACGGTCTATGGGTTCTTGGAGTATATAATGTACCTGCTGAGCGCGTTTCTAAGTATGTGCGAGGCATGATTACAGATTACCGTCCGAAGGGTAGACACGCGCAATATTATGATATTAATGATTTCAAAAGAATTGTAAATGAATTTGTCGACATGATCGGCTGA
- a CDS encoding minichromosome maintenance protein MCM, producing MTPEDMQTKFEAFFTKQYNPQIIAAARESKPLVVDFADLEQFDTHLADILLDSPISVFKELDNALSNIDTGMEQKRLVVRFKNLPERDVIEIKNLRSKHIKKLIAIKGLIKQASEVRPKITAATFECKSCGERIVLLQENESIETPYVCTCGNRRSFDLIMRKLIDHQRIIVEECPENLVGSAQPRKLPVYLRDDLVDPNFQKKVVPGNKIVITGILNDSPILTALKQESVKRDIYLDANHIETIDQEFEEIILTEEDVVAIKEFSKNPKIYELLIKAMAPSIYGYEDVKEAVALQLFGGVRKVRHDGITTRGDIHILLVGDPGAGKSQLLKYVVGLAPKARYIVGKSASGAGITATVVKDEFMRGWALEAGAIVLANNGIIGIDELDKMTPEDRSAMHEAMEQQTVTVSKANVQATLSAKTTVLAAANPKLGRFNNFNPLASQIDLPETLLSRFDLIFAFRDIPNKEKDTVLVRHILKLHREPDVQNSPIETEFLRKFIAHAKSTCFPKLTRVAETVIENFYVGLRNKYAGETKENTAVPIGARQLEAIIRLAEASAKVRLSDKVLEEDAQRAVNVVTAYLMKLGIDPETGKLDIDRLESGISANQRNKIRIILDLIESMQRDSEDKTVLIEDVLAAAEEQGIKDSMDIIQKMKREGELFEPKMGRIRKV from the coding sequence ATGACACCAGAGGATATGCAGACAAAGTTCGAAGCTTTCTTCACCAAGCAATACAATCCCCAGATTATTGCTGCTGCGCGCGAATCAAAGCCCCTTGTAGTCGACTTTGCGGACCTCGAACAGTTCGACACACATCTTGCAGACATTCTTCTTGACTCTCCCATATCTGTTTTTAAGGAATTAGACAATGCGCTTTCCAACATCGACACAGGAATGGAGCAGAAGCGCCTGGTTGTGCGATTCAAGAATCTTCCTGAAAGAGATGTTATTGAAATAAAGAACCTGCGAAGCAAGCATATAAAAAAACTGATAGCAATCAAGGGCTTGATTAAGCAGGCATCAGAAGTCAGGCCGAAAATCACTGCAGCGACTTTCGAATGCAAGTCGTGCGGCGAGCGCATTGTGCTTCTTCAGGAAAACGAGAGCATAGAAACGCCTTATGTATGCACTTGCGGAAACAGGCGCAGTTTCGACCTGATAATGCGCAAGCTCATCGACCACCAGCGTATAATAGTCGAAGAATGCCCGGAAAATCTTGTCGGAAGCGCCCAGCCGCGAAAACTCCCGGTTTATCTGCGCGACGACTTAGTGGACCCGAACTTCCAGAAAAAGGTTGTGCCGGGAAACAAAATCGTGATAACCGGAATATTGAATGACTCACCGATTCTAACAGCCCTAAAACAGGAAAGCGTAAAGCGGGACATATACCTTGACGCAAACCATATAGAAACAATAGACCAGGAATTCGAGGAAATAATTCTTACTGAAGAAGATGTCGTGGCAATAAAAGAATTCTCAAAAAATCCAAAAATATATGAGCTTCTGATTAAAGCAATGGCGCCGTCAATCTACGGATATGAAGATGTGAAGGAGGCGGTTGCGCTCCAGCTTTTCGGTGGCGTGCGAAAAGTAAGGCACGATGGAATAACAACAAGGGGAGATATACACATACTTCTGGTCGGAGACCCTGGTGCCGGCAAGTCTCAGCTCTTAAAATATGTTGTGGGCCTTGCGCCAAAAGCAAGATACATTGTCGGAAAGTCTGCAAGCGGGGCGGGCATCACAGCAACTGTTGTCAAGGACGAATTCATGCGCGGATGGGCTCTTGAGGCAGGGGCAATAGTTCTTGCGAATAATGGTATCATAGGCATTGACGAACTTGACAAGATGACTCCTGAAGACCGAAGCGCGATGCATGAAGCCATGGAGCAGCAAACGGTTACTGTCAGCAAGGCAAACGTCCAGGCAACGCTTTCCGCGAAAACAACAGTTCTTGCGGCAGCAAATCCGAAACTGGGCAGGTTCAACAATTTCAATCCGCTCGCAAGCCAAATTGACCTTCCTGAAACCCTTCTTTCAAGATTCGACCTCATTTTCGCATTCAGGGACATTCCGAACAAAGAAAAAGATACGGTTCTTGTGCGCCACATACTCAAGCTCCACCGCGAGCCCGATGTCCAGAACTCTCCGATAGAAACTGAATTTTTGCGCAAGTTCATAGCCCACGCAAAGAGCACGTGCTTTCCGAAACTTACACGTGTAGCAGAAACGGTGATAGAAAATTTTTATGTAGGCTTGCGAAACAAATACGCTGGCGAGACAAAAGAAAACACTGCGGTTCCGATAGGAGCAAGGCAGCTTGAGGCAATAATTCGTCTTGCTGAAGCATCGGCAAAGGTCCGGCTTTCGGACAAGGTGCTTGAAGAAGACGCTCAGAGGGCTGTGAATGTAGTCACGGCATATCTGATGAAGCTTGGCATCGACCCTGAAACAGGAAAGCTTGATATAGATCGGCTTGAAAGCGGAATATCTGCGAACCAGCGCAACAAGATAAGAATCATACTTGACTTAATCGAGAGCATGCAGCGCGACAGCGAGGACAAGACGGTTCTGATTGAAGACGTGCTTGCTGCGGCAGAAGAACAGGGAATCAAGGACTCAATGGACATCATACAGAAAATGAAGCGCGAGGGGGAGCTTTTCGAACCGAAGATGGGGCGGATTAGAAAAGTGTAA
- a CDS encoding HTH domain-containing protein has protein sequence MTDKHKENIPVGEMILKALRESTEPVSTYKLAKKLGISWSTANTHCYKLKDAGKIDNKEIVQKIGAGKKVIWFMKDYDALAKFSK, from the coding sequence ATGACTGACAAGCATAAAGAAAATATTCCGGTAGGCGAAATGATACTCAAGGCTCTAAGAGAATCGACGGAGCCTGTTTCTACATACAAGCTTGCGAAAAAACTAGGCATTTCCTGGTCCACCGCAAACACTCACTGCTACAAGCTAAAAGATGCTGGAAAAATTGACAACAAAGAAATTGTGCAGAAAATCGGCGCAGGAAAAAAAGTTATCTGGTTCATGAAAGATTATGATGCGCTGGCGAAGTTTTCGAAATGA
- a CDS encoding HD domain-containing protein — MPKQFITELKKGMKVSSVFSVKYKEPMREYGKPFKGFMFSLGLSDKTGEISMNFFGSPDAAAVQKVYDGFGVGDVVFVEGNVSEFNGRLNVNTSPPEGTVRKARDSEYNIGDFVAETNQNVDEMMSKIDEVRAGIKNSHLKALLDSFFNDADFVKAYKTTPAAMYMHHNCIGGLLEHNWGVLQLCEVEAKIHPSLDADLLFTGAILHDIGKIAEFETTTHIKVSEEGMLRGHSSIGEEMILEKIRKIEGFPKQLKLKIVHMIIAHHGKKDNGCAKEPQFPEAYALYAADEFDAKITQYIRIKKDSNTEDFRVYTKRLGEIYLK, encoded by the coding sequence ATGCCAAAGCAATTTATAACTGAACTGAAGAAAGGAATGAAGGTCTCAAGCGTTTTTTCTGTCAAATACAAGGAGCCTATGCGCGAATACGGAAAGCCGTTCAAAGGATTTATGTTCTCTCTCGGGCTGTCGGACAAGACCGGCGAAATCTCGATGAATTTTTTCGGAAGCCCTGATGCTGCAGCGGTCCAGAAAGTCTATGACGGTTTTGGGGTCGGTGACGTGGTTTTTGTCGAAGGCAATGTTTCTGAATTCAACGGAAGGCTGAATGTAAATACAAGCCCGCCTGAAGGAACTGTGCGAAAGGCGAGAGATTCAGAATACAATATCGGCGATTTTGTTGCTGAGACAAACCAGAATGTTGATGAGATGATGAGTAAAATTGACGAGGTGCGCGCCGGAATCAAAAATTCGCATCTTAAGGCGCTGCTTGATAGCTTTTTCAATGATGCTGATTTTGTCAAGGCGTATAAGACAACTCCTGCGGCGATGTATATGCACCACAACTGCATCGGCGGGCTTCTTGAGCATAATTGGGGCGTGCTTCAATTATGCGAAGTTGAAGCAAAAATACATCCGTCACTTGATGCGGATTTGCTTTTCACAGGCGCAATACTGCACGATATCGGCAAAATCGCGGAATTCGAGACAACAACCCATATTAAAGTCAGCGAGGAAGGCATGCTGCGCGGCCATTCTTCGATAGGTGAAGAGATGATTCTTGAAAAAATCCGCAAAATCGAGGGATTCCCGAAGCAGTTGAAGCTGAAAATTGTGCACATGATTATTGCGCACCACGGCAAAAAGGACAACGGATGCGCAAAGGAGCCGCAGTTTCCCGAGGCTTACGCGCTTTATGCAGCAGATGAATTTGACGCCAAGATCACGCAATATATACGCATAAAGAAGGATTCGAATACAGAGGATTTTAGGGTTTATACAAAGAGATTGGGGGAAATATACCTGAAATAA
- a CDS encoding type II toxin-antitoxin system RelE/ParE family toxin produces MFKILYSNQACNFLKKSDKVLAKRIIRKIEELGTEPVIHDTKMLEGYKEKLFRVRIGDYRILYEVDYKLNIIGIVKIDKRSKVYD; encoded by the coding sequence ATGTTCAAAATCTTGTACTCGAATCAGGCATGTAATTTCTTAAAGAAGTCTGACAAGGTATTGGCGAAGAGGATAATCAGAAAAATTGAGGAGTTAGGAACCGAACCGGTTATTCACGATACCAAAATGCTTGAAGGATATAAAGAGAAGCTGTTCAGGGTCCGCATTGGAGATTATAGAATTCTCTACGAAGTAGATTACAAATTGAACATAATAGGCATTGTAAAAATAGACAAACGCTCAAAGGTTTATGATTAG